The Aerosakkonema funiforme FACHB-1375 genome contains the following window.
TGCAAATACCGCAACAGGAACCATTTAGAATGGTTGTCGATCGCCCCTTTTTCTGCGCCATCCGCGATAATCAGACAGGCACTATTTTGTTTATGGGGTCGATTGTGGAACCAAAATGATTGAAGAGGGGCTAGGGGATAGGGAAGAGGGAAGAGGGAAGAGGGAAAAGGGAAAAGGGAAAAGATTTATTCTCCTGCTCCCCCACTCCCCCACTCTCCCACTCCCCCACTCTCCCACTCCCACACTCTCCGGACTCTTACTAATAACTAAGTTTCGCCAAATCTATACCCTTTTCCGTAGACGGTGTGAATTAACTGAGATTCGCCAGCAGCTTCAATTTTCCGACGCAGGAGGCGAATTAAAGCTGCTAATACATTGCTGCTGGGTTGTTCGTCTTCACTCCAGAGATGTTGATGTATTTGGGTGTGAGTTAATAATTGACCGGGGTGGCGCATAAAATATGCGAGTAATTGACTTTCTTTTTCGGATAAATCGATCGTGCGTCCGTGACGATAAGCGACTTGGTTATCGCAATCAAGTTCCAAATCGCCTACTCGCAGGCGTTGGATTGTTGAGACTGATTCTAGGGTAGCCGATCGCCGCAGCAAAGCGCGAACCCGTGCGAGTAATTCTCGCAATTCAAAAGGTTTGACGAGATAGTCATCTGCGCCGGCGTCCAATCCCTGCACGCGATCGTCTAAAGTGTCTTTGGCAGTAAGAAATAATACTGGTGTGGCAATGCCTTGCGATCGCAATTGCTGACAAATTTCCAGTCCGCTCATTTGCGGTAACATCCAATCGAGAATCAGCAAATCGTAATCGCCGATAGCCGCTAACTGACTTCCAGAAACTCCATCATAAGCCACATCGACACCGTAACCTTCACGGGTTAACACAGCTTTCAGGGGGTCGGCGAGCTCAACTTCATCATCAACCAAAAGAATTCGCATAAGCAGGGCATGAGTAAAATTTTACCTTTTAACTTTTTGCTATAGCAACCGCTAGGACGGTTAGGGCATCCTAAAACGCCATAACCAATTCACAGCAAGCATTTCATTTTTGACTTTTGACTTTTGACTTTTGCTATAACTTGTGGGTTGGTAAATATTTAATTGGACTTGACCTGTAACTGTCTGTCATAGGGAATCATGAGAGTATGGCACTTAGAGGTTTAGCTTTGAAAAGCGATCGACTCATTTGCACACAAGAGAGGGAATCAGCCTGCTATGCAACCACCCCTGCCTCTGGGGACTATCCTCCAAAACCACTATCGCTTGATCAAAATTCTCGGTCAAGGGGGGTTTGGTCGCACCTATCTAGCAGAAGACCAAGCCAGATTTAACGAACTATGCGTCCTCAAAGAGTTTACCCCGCGCTCCAACGAAGATTACCTTTTGCATAAATCAAAAGAACTGTTCCAAAGGGAAGCAGAGGTTCTCTACAAGATCGAGCATAGGCAAATTCCCCAGTTTCGCAGTACTTTTGAGCAGGGCAAACGTCTGTTTTTAGTGCAGGATTACGTTGAGGGCAAAAACTACAGCACGCTGCTGAGAGAGCGCCAACAAGAGGGAAGAGCTTTTTCAGAAAGTGAAATCGTGCAATTTTTGCAGCAAATGTTGCCAGTTTTAGTTCATATCCACGAAAAAGGTATTATTCATCGCGATATTTCGCCAGAGAATATCATTTTAAGAGAGAGCGATCGCCTGCCGGTACTGATCGATTTTGGCGCAGTCAAGGAAAAGGCAGCCCAATTGGACTCCGCCGGCGAGATTCCCCCAGCCACTACCGTAGGTAAACTCGGCTACGCGCCACCCGAACAACTGCAAACAGGCGAAGTTTTCCCCAACAGCGACCTCTACGCTCTAGCAGTAACCGCAGTAGTATTGATGACCGGTCGCAAACCCCAGGAATTGCTAGAGCAATCGAGCATGACTTGGCGTTGGCAGTTATTACCTCCCATCATCAGCCTGGGCATTTTCAACTTGCTCAAGAAAATGATGGCTCCCAGACCGCACAACCGCTACCAATCTGCGATCGAAGTCAGTCAAGCTTTGCGAGCCTGGGGTGGCATTACAACTGCCGCATCGGTGATTGCAAACAAAAAATCTCCGCACATCAAGCCGACTGCATCCCGCCCCACCACACGCCCATACTCTGCGATCGGCAGTAGCTTGTCAAATTTACCGTTCGTAGGTGCGGGAATTGGGTTATTAATTATACTGGGCTTTTTCTTGGCGATCGGCTCCATGATACCGACCAAATCGCTGAAAACAGCCACTCCAGCCGTCAGTACTGCCACTCCCACACCCACGCCAACCCCAATCGATGCAGCTACCACACCCGAACCAACACCCAGCGTTACACCAACCCCCACACCCGAACCGGTTTCCACAAGCGAAACAATCGGCTTAATAACGGGTCTGATCACTTATAAAGAAGGCAATCTCAAACCTAACCAGACGATTACTTACATTATTTCAGCCCAGCCAGGGCAGCAACTCAGCGTTTCTGTGACAAGGGGAAATATTTCTATGAACGTTTTAGCACCTAACCGCGTGCCGATCGACTTTCAAGCCAAGCAAGTACAACGATGGGAAGGGTTGCTGCCTTTAGCCGGAGACTACTATATTGAACTAAGTCCGCCGACAGGAGTTGCCGACAGCGACTACAAGCTGGACATTATTTTGACCAACCCCGTAGAACCTACCCCCAGTGTCAGCATTTCCCCCACTACCCCCGAATCCAACCTAACTCCTTCCCCATCTCCCACCTCAACAGGAGAAACCCTTCCCATCCCAACCCCCAGTGAAACTCCCTCTCCCTGATGAGGGGAGTGGGGGAGTGGGGGAGCGGGGGAGTGGGGGAGTGGGGGAGCGGGAGAATAAATCTTTTCCCTTTTCCCTTTTCGCCCTTCCCTCTTCTCTGTTCCCTCTCCCTCTTCCCTCTTCCCTAACCCCTAGCCCCTAACCCCTAGCCCCTATGCTTACCGTTGCATTACCTAAAGGCGCACTTCTCACCGACAGCATCCGTCTGCTACAAGCAGTTGGACTCGACTTTAGTGCTTTTCTCGATCCGAAAATGCGTCAACTCCAGATTCACAACCCCACCGGGACGGCGAAAGCTTTGCTCGTTAGGGCGCAGGATGTGCCAGTTTATGTGGAATACGGACAAGCGCAATTGGGAATAGTCGGTTATGACGTGCTGCGAGAAAAACAACCGCAAGTAGCGCACTTAGCTGATTTGGAATTCGGTCGCTGTCGGATGTCGGTGGCGGTAAAATCTTCGAGTCCTTATCAGTCTGCATTGGAATTGCCTCCTCACGGTCGAGTTGCTTCCAAGTTTGTCCGCTGTGCCCGCGAATACTTTGACAATCTGGATTTACCCGTAGAGATCGTGCCACTGTACGGTTCGGTGGAACTGGGGCCAATTACAGGAATGTCGGAAGCGATCGTAGACTTAGTATCGACCGGACGCACCCTCAAAGAAAATGGCTTAGTGGAGATGGAAGTTCTGTTTGAAAGTACGGCGCGACTGATTGCCCATCCCCTCAGTTATCGGCTCAACACCGATAACCTCTACCATTGGGTAGAAGGACTAAGAGAAAAAACTCTATCTTTGGTTTGATTTTTGCCAGAATTATTGCCAACCTTGTGGAAGAAATAAAAGTATGGAGGTTAGTTTCCCATCAACAAACTTAACAAGGGCAACCTAAAAGATTATGTACAAATGGAATGCTGAAGATTACCACAGAAATTCTTCCGAACAGCAAAGGTTGGCAAG
Protein-coding sequences here:
- the hisG gene encoding ATP phosphoribosyltransferase, with the translated sequence MLTVALPKGALLTDSIRLLQAVGLDFSAFLDPKMRQLQIHNPTGTAKALLVRAQDVPVYVEYGQAQLGIVGYDVLREKQPQVAHLADLEFGRCRMSVAVKSSSPYQSALELPPHGRVASKFVRCAREYFDNLDLPVEIVPLYGSVELGPITGMSEAIVDLVSTGRTLKENGLVEMEVLFESTARLIAHPLSYRLNTDNLYHWVEGLREKTLSLV
- the rppA gene encoding two-component system response regulator RppA codes for the protein MRILLVDDEVELADPLKAVLTREGYGVDVAYDGVSGSQLAAIGDYDLLILDWMLPQMSGLEICQQLRSQGIATPVLFLTAKDTLDDRVQGLDAGADDYLVKPFELRELLARVRALLRRSATLESVSTIQRLRVGDLELDCDNQVAYRHGRTIDLSEKESQLLAYFMRHPGQLLTHTQIHQHLWSEDEQPSSNVLAALIRLLRRKIEAAGESQLIHTVYGKGYRFGET
- a CDS encoding serine/threonine-protein kinase produces the protein MQPPLPLGTILQNHYRLIKILGQGGFGRTYLAEDQARFNELCVLKEFTPRSNEDYLLHKSKELFQREAEVLYKIEHRQIPQFRSTFEQGKRLFLVQDYVEGKNYSTLLRERQQEGRAFSESEIVQFLQQMLPVLVHIHEKGIIHRDISPENIILRESDRLPVLIDFGAVKEKAAQLDSAGEIPPATTVGKLGYAPPEQLQTGEVFPNSDLYALAVTAVVLMTGRKPQELLEQSSMTWRWQLLPPIISLGIFNLLKKMMAPRPHNRYQSAIEVSQALRAWGGITTAASVIANKKSPHIKPTASRPTTRPYSAIGSSLSNLPFVGAGIGLLIILGFFLAIGSMIPTKSLKTATPAVSTATPTPTPTPIDAATTPEPTPSVTPTPTPEPVSTSETIGLITGLITYKEGNLKPNQTITYIISAQPGQQLSVSVTRGNISMNVLAPNRVPIDFQAKQVQRWEGLLPLAGDYYIELSPPTGVADSDYKLDIILTNPVEPTPSVSISPTTPESNLTPSPSPTSTGETLPIPTPSETPSP